A stretch of Gossypium hirsutum isolate 1008001.06 chromosome A06, Gossypium_hirsutum_v2.1, whole genome shotgun sequence DNA encodes these proteins:
- the LOC121230907 gene encoding putative receptor-like protein kinase At4g00960 — MVMKFFITPCIHQNHHPYLKTMYLNNPVFAFVLVIILVISLTNAQTCLETGNNFTTNSRPFARNRNLLLTSLPTNVSKNGGFFNTSIGEGLNRVYAQALCRGDLSGEDCFVYVNFTAHQLLSSCKNQTEAFSWDGDIPCLVRYSDKSLSGVLALEPIQEGINPNAITDVASNLTLFFELWGELMEAVAKKASMGSSKLKYATGMAEEIQALMQCTPDLSESNCLTCLRTLIRRYTACCRTYQGGYVETPSCRMRWDLYMFFSPTADTVRLSLSSPPPDSIDNPLATIKDNKESISSKTITIIVVPVIVFVAIVAAGFVLRRKTKSSKQDMNNKDNGLELESLQFQLKSVIKATNNFSHDNMLGQGGFGAVYKGRFDDGQEIAVKRLFNESGEGDDEFKNEVMLMARLQHRNLVRLKGFCLERKEKLLIFEFVPNSSLDHFLFDPNKRLLIDWNTRYKIITGIARGLLYLHEDSRYRIIHRDLKASNILLDEEMNPKISDFGMARLFKADQTRDNTRRVAGTFGYMAPEYVKRGKLSLKSDVYSFGVLILEIISGDKISHFHNNGADLLTYAWRNWREGTSLNLVDEYLRGSSRGSRSEMTRCIHIGLLCVQENDENRPSMNSVVLMLSDTSVSMLMPSTPAFMNPNSATLVQTIVQSETPASASSNYNNSDRFTRNEVTISTLDSR; from the exons ATGGTCATGAAATTTTTTATAACCCCTTGTATTCACCAAAATCATCACCCTTACCTGAAAACAATGTATCTCAACAACCCAGTTTTTGCTTTCGTCCTTGTAATAATCTTAGTTATTTCTCTCACAAATGCCCAAACCTGTTTAGAAACTGGTAATAACTTCACCACCAACAGTCGGCCGTTTGCTCGAAACCGTAACCTACTCCTCACTTCTCTCCCAACAAACGTGTCTAAAAATGGTGGTTTCTTCAATACTTCCATTGGTGAAGGACTCAACAGAGTTTATGCTCAAGCACTATGTCGAGGTGATTTGTCTGGAGAAGATTGTTTCGTTTATGTCAATTTTACAGCTCATCAATTACTATCAAGTTGTAAAAACCAAACAGAAGCATTCTCATGGGATGGTGACATACCATGTCTTGTTCGATATTCCGATAAGTCTTTATCTGGTGTATTAGCATTGGAACCTATACAAGAAGGGATTAACCCTAATGCTATTACAGATGTTGCATCGAATTTAACGTTGTTTTTTGAGCTTTGGGGTGAATTAATGGAAGCTGTGGCCAAAAAAGCTTCAATGGGATCTTCAAAGCTTAAATATGCAACTGGTATGGCTGAGGAAATTCAAGCATTAATGCAATGTACACCGGATTTGTCCGAAAGTAATTGCTTAACTTGTTTAAGGACATTGATTCGTCGGTATACCGCGTGTTGTCGTACTTATCAAGGCGGTTACGTCGAAACGCCGAGTTGCCGTATgcggtgggatttgtatatgttcTTTTCGCCTACTGCCGATACCGTACGATTATCGCTTTCATCTCCGCCTCCTGATTCGATCGATAATCCATTAGCAACAATAAAAG ACAATAAGGAAAGCATTTCATCAAAAACTATTACAATCATCGTCGTGCCGGTCATCGTTTTTGTAGCAATAGTTGCCGCCGGTTTCGTCCTTCGACGAAAAACGAAATCGTCAAAACAAGACATGAATA ACAAGGATAATGGTTTGGAATTGGAATCACTTCAATTTCAATTGAAATCTGTAATAAAGGCAACAAACAATTTCTCCCATGATAACATGCTTGGACAAGGTGGATTTGGTGCTGTTTAtaag GGTAGGTTTGATGATGGACAAGAGATAGCTGTGAAGAGATTATTTAATGAATCTGGAGAAGGCGACGACGAATTCAAGAATGAAGTCATGTTAATGGCAAGGCTTCAACATAGGAATTTGGTTAGGCTTAAAGGGTTTTGcttggaaagaaaagaaaagcttctTATATTTGAGTTTGTGCCTAATTCAAGCCTCGATCATTTTCTATTTG ATCCGAACAAACGGCTACTGATAGATTGGAACACAAGGTACAAAATCATAACAGGAATAGCTCGAGGATTACTTTACCTTCACGAAGATTCTCGGTATCGAATCATTCACCGTGATCTAAAGGCTTCGAACATTCTGTTAGACGAAGAAATGAACCCCAAAATTTCCGATTTCGGAATGGCAAGGTTGTTCAAAGCCGACCAGACTAGAGATAATACAAGAAGGGTTGCAGGAACATT TGGATACATGGCTCCGGAATACGTAAAGCGTGGGAAGCTTTCACTTAAATCTGATGTTTACAGCTTTGGTGTATTGATTTTGGAAATCATTAGTGGTGACAAAATCAGCCATTTCCATAACAATGGGGCGGATCTTCTTACATAT GCCTGGAGAAATTGGAGAGAAGGAACGAGTTTAAATCTGGTAGATGAGTATTTGAGGGGCAGTAGTCGTGGGTCAAGAAGCGAAATGACGAGATGCATTCATATAGGGTTGCTATGTGTtcaagaaaatgatgaaaatagaCCGTCCATGAACTCGGTCGTTCTTATGCTTAGCGATACTTCTGTATCAATGTTGATGCCATCGACACCGGCTTTTATGAACCCCAATAGTGCCACCCTTGTGCAAACCATTGTGCAATCAGAGACACCGGCTTCAGCATCGTCAAATTATAATAATTCAGATCGATTCACTAGAAATGAGGTTACAATCTCCACGTTAGATTCTAGATGA
- the LOC121230908 gene encoding cysteine-rich receptor-like protein kinase 10 isoform X2, translating into MSLFFFFFLLLLSLFSFTIEAQQQTYLLHNCPNTTIFSPNSTYETNLNRLLISLTSNATAGSFFHNATTGKHNSDIVYGLFLCRGDVSTKGCQDCVSTATKDVIQRCPVEKTAVIWYDNCLIHYSNQSIFSTLEVVPKFYLINTGNVSNQERFNQILATTMNDGAALALNDTLPLKKFATREANVSGFQTLYSLLQCTPDLTTSDCNTCLRGAIADLPNCCDGKQGGRVLTPSCSIRYELYPFYNQTAVSVSVPPPPLTPPAITPGKSKKTLPIIIAIIAPIAVSVLLLLLGCCLLKRRARRKYKAVEEENAKDDISTIESLQYDFSTIEVATNNFSNSNKLGEGGFGEVYKGTLPNGQEIAVKRLSRSSGQGIEEFKNEALLVAKLQHRNLVRLLGFCLEREEKILIYEFVLNKSLDCFLFDPEKQAQLDWSTRYKIIVGVARGILYLHEDSRLKIIHRDLKVSNILLDSDMNPKISDFGMARIFGVDQTQGTTKRVVGTYGYMSPEYAMHGQFSVKSDVFSFGVLVLEIISGKRNSNFYRTDAADDLISYSWKQWKNGTPLELLDTVLKDNYSKNEFIRCIQIGLLCVQEDPAERPTMATIAMMLNSYSVTLPVPNQPAFFCNSRTQGKMPNMELESDQSTSRSTPWSINEVSITELDPR; encoded by the exons ATGTCtctgttcttcttcttcttcttgttgttACTGTCCTTGTTTAGCTTCACCATTGAAgctcaacaacaaacttatctcCTTCATAACTGTCCAAACACCACCATTTTCTCACCGAACAGCACTTACGAAACCAATCTCAACCGCTTGCTCATTTCCCTTACTTCCAACGCCACCGCCGGTAGTTTTTTCCACAACGCAACCACCGGAAAACACAACTCCGACATCGTCTACGGTTTATTTCTCTGCAGAGGCGATGTTTCAACCAAAGGGTGTCAAGATTGTGTTTCAACAGCTACTAAAGACGTCATTCAACGTTGCCCCGTCGAGAAAACCGCTGTCATTTGGTACGATAATTGCCTTATTCATTACTCCAATCAATCAATCTTTTCAACTCTGGAGGTGGTACCGAAGTTTTATTTGATAAACACGGGGAATGTATCGAACCAAGAACGGTTCAACCAGATATTGGCCACCACGATGAACGACGGAGCCGCCTTGGCTTTGAATGATACGTTGCCGTTGAAGAAGTTTGCGACCAGAGAAGCTAACGTTTCAGGGTTTCAAACATTGTATAGTCTTTTACAGTGTACACCCGACCTGACAACCTCGGATTGTAATACGTGTTTGAGAGGAGCTATTGCTGATTTGCCTAATTGTTGCGATGGGAAACAAGGGGGAAGAGTGTTGACACCGAGTTGTAGCATTAGATATGAACTTTACCCTTTTTATAACCAAACAGCTGTTTCAGTTTCAGTTCCACCACCTCCATTAACTCCTCCTGCAATAACTCCAG GAAAAAGCAAGAAGACATTGCCAATAATTATTGCAATTATTGCTCCAATTGCTGTCTCTGTTCTTCTCTTGTTATTGGGTTGTTGTTTACTAAAAAGGAGAGCAAGGAGGAAGTACAAAGCTGTAGAAGAAGAAAATG CAAAAGATGATATATCCACAATTGAGTCCTTGCAATATGATTTTAGCACTATAGAAGTTGCCACAAACAACTTCTCAAATAGCAACAAGCTAGGTGAAGGTGGTTTCGGAGAAGTATACAAG GGTACACTTCCTAATGGACAAGAAATAGCTGTTAAAAGGCTATCAAGAAGTTCAGGGCAGGGTATTGAAGAATTTAAAAATGAAGCTCTATTAGTTGCCAAGCTTCAACATAGAAATCTAGTGCGACTATTGGGATTTTGCTTGGAAAGAGAAGAAAAGATACTAATTTATGAATTTGTCCTTAACAAGAGCTTGGATTGCTTTCTTTTTG atCCTGAGAAACAAGCACAATTGGATTGGTCTACACGTTACAAGATCATAGTAGGAGTTGCTCGAGGAATTCTTTATCTACACGAAGATTCTCGACTTAAAATCATACACCGTGATCTTAAAGTGAGCAATATATTACTGGACAGTGACATGAACCCAAAAATTTCGGATTTCGGGATGGCGAGGATTTTTGGTGTAGATCAAACCCAAGGAACTACAAAAAGAGTAGTTGGTACCTA TGGCTACATGTCACCAGAATACGCAATGCATGGACAATTTTCCGTGAAATCGGATGTTTTTAGTTTCGGTGTTCTGGTTTTGGAGATTATAAGTGGCAAAAGGAACAGTAATTTCTACCGAACGGATGCCGCCGATGACCTAATTAGCTAC TCTTGGAAACAATGGAAGAATGGGACACCATTGGAATTGTTGGACACTGTCTTGAAAGATAATTACTCGAAAAACGAATTCATTCGATGCATTCAAATCGGGTTACTATGTGTTCAAGAAGATCCAGCTGAAAGACCAACAATGGCTACCATTGCTATGATGCTCAACAGTTACTCTGTAACACTTCCAGTACCTAACCAACCTGCATTTTTTTGTAACTCGAGAACCCAGGGAAAGATGCCAAACATGGAGCTCGAATCCGATCAATCGACCAGTCGATCAACGCCATGGTCGATCAATGAAGTATCGATTACTGAGTTAGATCCTCGATGA
- the LOC121230908 gene encoding cysteine-rich receptor-like protein kinase 10 isoform X1, whose protein sequence is MSLFFFFFLLLLSLFSFTIEAQQQTYLLHNCPNTTIFSPNSTYETNLNRLLISLTSNATAGSFFHNATTGKHNSDIVYGLFLCRGDVSTKGCQDCVSTATKDVIQRCPVEKTAVIWYDNCLIHYSNQSIFSTLEVVPKFYLINTGNVSNQERFNQILATTMNDGAALALNDTLPLKKFATREANVSGFQTLYSLLQCTPDLTTSDCNTCLRGAIADLPNCCDGKQGGRVLTPSCSIRYELYPFYNQTAVSVSVPPPPLTPPAITPGSAILSGKSKKTLPIIIAIIAPIAVSVLLLLLGCCLLKRRARRKYKAVEEENAKDDISTIESLQYDFSTIEVATNNFSNSNKLGEGGFGEVYKGTLPNGQEIAVKRLSRSSGQGIEEFKNEALLVAKLQHRNLVRLLGFCLEREEKILIYEFVLNKSLDCFLFDPEKQAQLDWSTRYKIIVGVARGILYLHEDSRLKIIHRDLKVSNILLDSDMNPKISDFGMARIFGVDQTQGTTKRVVGTYGYMSPEYAMHGQFSVKSDVFSFGVLVLEIISGKRNSNFYRTDAADDLISYSWKQWKNGTPLELLDTVLKDNYSKNEFIRCIQIGLLCVQEDPAERPTMATIAMMLNSYSVTLPVPNQPAFFCNSRTQGKMPNMELESDQSTSRSTPWSINEVSITELDPR, encoded by the exons ATGTCtctgttcttcttcttcttcttgttgttACTGTCCTTGTTTAGCTTCACCATTGAAgctcaacaacaaacttatctcCTTCATAACTGTCCAAACACCACCATTTTCTCACCGAACAGCACTTACGAAACCAATCTCAACCGCTTGCTCATTTCCCTTACTTCCAACGCCACCGCCGGTAGTTTTTTCCACAACGCAACCACCGGAAAACACAACTCCGACATCGTCTACGGTTTATTTCTCTGCAGAGGCGATGTTTCAACCAAAGGGTGTCAAGATTGTGTTTCAACAGCTACTAAAGACGTCATTCAACGTTGCCCCGTCGAGAAAACCGCTGTCATTTGGTACGATAATTGCCTTATTCATTACTCCAATCAATCAATCTTTTCAACTCTGGAGGTGGTACCGAAGTTTTATTTGATAAACACGGGGAATGTATCGAACCAAGAACGGTTCAACCAGATATTGGCCACCACGATGAACGACGGAGCCGCCTTGGCTTTGAATGATACGTTGCCGTTGAAGAAGTTTGCGACCAGAGAAGCTAACGTTTCAGGGTTTCAAACATTGTATAGTCTTTTACAGTGTACACCCGACCTGACAACCTCGGATTGTAATACGTGTTTGAGAGGAGCTATTGCTGATTTGCCTAATTGTTGCGATGGGAAACAAGGGGGAAGAGTGTTGACACCGAGTTGTAGCATTAGATATGAACTTTACCCTTTTTATAACCAAACAGCTGTTTCAGTTTCAGTTCCACCACCTCCATTAACTCCTCCTGCAATAACTCCAGGTTCAGCCATACTTTctg GAAAAAGCAAGAAGACATTGCCAATAATTATTGCAATTATTGCTCCAATTGCTGTCTCTGTTCTTCTCTTGTTATTGGGTTGTTGTTTACTAAAAAGGAGAGCAAGGAGGAAGTACAAAGCTGTAGAAGAAGAAAATG CAAAAGATGATATATCCACAATTGAGTCCTTGCAATATGATTTTAGCACTATAGAAGTTGCCACAAACAACTTCTCAAATAGCAACAAGCTAGGTGAAGGTGGTTTCGGAGAAGTATACAAG GGTACACTTCCTAATGGACAAGAAATAGCTGTTAAAAGGCTATCAAGAAGTTCAGGGCAGGGTATTGAAGAATTTAAAAATGAAGCTCTATTAGTTGCCAAGCTTCAACATAGAAATCTAGTGCGACTATTGGGATTTTGCTTGGAAAGAGAAGAAAAGATACTAATTTATGAATTTGTCCTTAACAAGAGCTTGGATTGCTTTCTTTTTG atCCTGAGAAACAAGCACAATTGGATTGGTCTACACGTTACAAGATCATAGTAGGAGTTGCTCGAGGAATTCTTTATCTACACGAAGATTCTCGACTTAAAATCATACACCGTGATCTTAAAGTGAGCAATATATTACTGGACAGTGACATGAACCCAAAAATTTCGGATTTCGGGATGGCGAGGATTTTTGGTGTAGATCAAACCCAAGGAACTACAAAAAGAGTAGTTGGTACCTA TGGCTACATGTCACCAGAATACGCAATGCATGGACAATTTTCCGTGAAATCGGATGTTTTTAGTTTCGGTGTTCTGGTTTTGGAGATTATAAGTGGCAAAAGGAACAGTAATTTCTACCGAACGGATGCCGCCGATGACCTAATTAGCTAC TCTTGGAAACAATGGAAGAATGGGACACCATTGGAATTGTTGGACACTGTCTTGAAAGATAATTACTCGAAAAACGAATTCATTCGATGCATTCAAATCGGGTTACTATGTGTTCAAGAAGATCCAGCTGAAAGACCAACAATGGCTACCATTGCTATGATGCTCAACAGTTACTCTGTAACACTTCCAGTACCTAACCAACCTGCATTTTTTTGTAACTCGAGAACCCAGGGAAAGATGCCAAACATGGAGCTCGAATCCGATCAATCGACCAGTCGATCAACGCCATGGTCGATCAATGAAGTATCGATTACTGAGTTAGATCCTCGATGA
- the LOC121230583 gene encoding NDR1/HIN1-like protein 10 encodes MAAVQLGKYCQGFTKLLTIFLSILLLGTILLILWLSLRPHRPTFHIIDFNVPGFAQPSGLNDSRITFNVTARNTNKHNGIYYDSVAGLVFYKDQQIGWTPLMEPFLQGPRTTTMLYGKFCGVKLTVTGKRWPEFMNARKQGKVVFRLQITSVIKYKIRIWDAKHHKMHVNCDVGVGPKGSILPAWKNKKCHAHFG; translated from the coding sequence ATGGCGGCGGTCCAGCTGGGGAAGTATTGCCAGGGTTTCACCAAACTGCTTACCATATTCTTGTCTATTCTTTTACTTGGCACTATTTTATTGATTCTATGGCTTAGTTTACGCCCTCATCGTCCAACGTTTCATATCATCGATTTCAACGTCCCTGGTTTCGCTCAACCGTCGGGGCTCAACGATTCTCGAATAACGTTCAACGTCACCGCCCGTAACACCAACAAGCACAACGGAATCTATTACGACTCCGTGGCCGGATTGGTCTTTTACAAGGATCAACAAATCGGGTGGACACCATTGATGGAACCCTTCTTACAAGGACCAAGGACAACTACGATGTTGTATGGTAAATTTTGTGGGGTGAAGCTGACGGTGACCGGAAAGCGTTGGCCGGAGTTCATGAATGCTAGGAAACAAGGGAAGGTGGTTTTCCGGTTGCAAATAACGTCGGTGATCAAATACAAGATTAGAATATGGGATGCTAAGCACCATAAGATGCATGTCAATTGTGATGTTGGAGTTGGACCAAAAGGATCGATCTTGCCGGCTTGGAAGAACAAGAAATGTCATGCTCATTTCGGTTAA
- the LOC121230909 gene encoding NDR1/HIN1-like protein 26, with translation MALYSFLSPMQKDIKFLVDHVIGHYISNTSVSSPKKSSPKTFSKRKMARSDRLPIRYTLQDYPNQPTPQPQPQPQPIKRHHTARYYAHRVRESLTNRVIKILCTIFLSLLLFVGIVLFILWLSLRPHRPRFHIVDFNVPGLSQPSGFENAQITFNVTDRNSNPHIGIYYDSMVGSVFYKDQQIGSAPLMDPFYQEPKTTTIVYSTFGAATLTVNSNRWKEFMDARQQGTVIFRLEITSVIRFKVTTWDTKHHKMHVNCDVAVGPDGTILPTWKNKKCPVYFS, from the coding sequence ATGGCCTTATATTCCTTTCTTTCCCCCATGCAAAAAGACATCAAATTCCTTGTAGATCACGTAATAGGCCACTACATAAGCAACACTTCCGTTTCATCACCCAAAAAATCGTCTCCGAAAACCTTCTCGAAAAGAAAAATGGCCCGTTCGGACAGGTTGCCGATCCGGTACACCCTACAAGACTACCCGAACCAACCAACCCCGCAACCGCAACCGCAACCTCAACCCATCAAACGCCACCATACTGCCCGTTATTACGCACACCGTGTTCGCGAAAGCTTAACCAATCGAGTCATCAAGATTTTATGTACCATATTCTTGTCTCTTCTTTTATTTGTTGGCATTGTGTTGTTCATTTTATGGCTTAGTTTACGTCCTCATCGTCCTAGGTTTCACATTGTTGATTTCAATGTTCCTGGTTTGTCTCAACCTTCGGGATTCGAGAACGCTCAAATAACGTTTAACGTGACAGACAGGAACTCTAATCCCCACATTGGAATCTATTACGATTCCATGGTCGGGTCAGTTTTTTATAAGGATCAACAAATCGGGTCGGCTCCGTTAATGGACCCTTTTTACCAAGAACCGAAGACGACTACGATCGTGTACAGTACGTTTGGTGCGGCGACGTTGACGGTGAATAGTAACCGTTGGAAGGAGTTTATGGATGCTAGGCAACAAGGGACGGTGATTTTCCGATTGGAAATAACTTCGGTGATTAGATTTAAGGTTACTACGTGGGATACTAAACATCATAAGATGCATGTTAATTGCGACGTTGCTGTTGGACCCGATGGAACGATCTTGCCGACTTGGAAAAACAAGAAATGTCCTGTCTATTTCAGTTGA
- the LOC121230910 gene encoding uncharacterized protein: MLDLTENPKLDLASSNEISTQKISVSDHISGFQYTADKPDSFVIDMDSFSHGGLNKEINQNPRITKSLSRKGSMRGDKKIITSNCTNSNDKDSFVATSPKGSNTVEKPTTVSVGSTDRTNNPQVHHQITITTGNIKAPPDSRFSLLRRSNSRRSSSPWVLDPKRILFLFATLSSMGTILLIYFTLSIGKTDGDENGFD, encoded by the exons ATGTTGGACTTGACGGAAAATCCCAAGTTG GATTTGGCATCTTCCAATGAGATTTCAACACAAAAAATCTCAGTTTCGGATCATATAAGTGGGTTTCAATACACAGCTGATAAACCTGATAGCTTTGTTATCGACatggatagtttctctcatggaGGACTCAATAAAGAAATCAATCAAAACCCAAGAATcaca AAAAGCCTTTCTCGTAAAGGGTCTATGAGAGGGGACAAGAAGATTATAACTTCAAATTGTACAAATTCTAATGATAAAGACTCTTTTGTTGCCACTTCACCTAAAG GGTCTAACACGGTTGAAAAGCCAACAACGGTCTCTGTAGGGTCTACCGATCGGACCAACAATCCACAAGTTCATCATCAGATCACCATTACAACCGGCAATATCAAAGCTCCCCCTGACAGCAGATTCAGTCTACTACGGAGAAGCAATTCCCGACGGTCTTCTTCCCCATGGGTACTCGATCCCAAGAGGATTCTCTTTCTCTTTGCCACCTT GTCGAGTATGGGAACGATTTTGTTGATATATTTCACATTGTCAATCGGCAAAACCGACGGAGACGAGAATGGTTTCGATTAG
- the LOC121230911 gene encoding MYB-like transcription factor ETC1, protein MADSQHSSSGKTYVNSQEFSSEEETSEESKLKFSEDEETLIIRMFNLVGERWALIAGRIPGRTAEEIEEYWNTRYSTSE, encoded by the exons ATGGCTGACTCTCAACATTCCTCTTCTGGTAAAACTTATGTCAACTCTCAAG AATTTAGTTCAGAGGAGGAAACAAGTGAAGAATCAAAGCTTAAATTCTCTGAAGATGAGGAAACACTTATAATTAGGATGTTTAATCTGGTTGGAGAGAG GTGGGCTTTAATTGCTGGAAGAATCCCTGGTAGAACAGCTGAAGAAATTGAAGAGTACTGGAATACCAGGTATTCAACGAgtgaatga